Proteins encoded within one genomic window of Oncorhynchus nerka isolate Pitt River linkage group LG9b, Oner_Uvic_2.0, whole genome shotgun sequence:
- the LOC115114600 gene encoding outer dense fiber protein 2-like isoform X2, which yields MRAMSPEEPFQDSLDEDVDGFSEPGRGSRIRNSVYTKTPEMESNYYGDYGATVDKSPLLKTLMNAEAAANSAAIQLMSFKETLEDDFADSRHSASDNLRMSRQRGLLLEKLEVFKRINKSVRQQLQDLKDAEASRMETDKHIDLLIKKLTQAECDNLHLKGDLNDKEKMAEELMGLRKKEMENTENAVHATKSVETTRAHLQGQLRSREADNNRLTVQLRGLETQLTAQKLEIDGLRGEISGVSEKAAQEKGVLKKATRAQKQRAQRFEAAVDKCYTKLREKDVQLAEVHSERDTWRRQQEQKTDERIQLDAQIGLLKRQIADITVKLQKERDEFAAANEVLLLKVEKLNAENRNIGLENATLKASIAGLELQLVQSEAALKEESTILQERKDQAEQDQSQVAELQMEVDDLRIKLESVLRETENIREGREAEVEKVESQGEKMRSSLDTKESIHEANSHLQQKLDALQKQMEELQGENQGLVRRLAGQEDTLHYSSSYLEQRSADCHALNRELEAALADVRHQVSKVKDKAVSRESSFQTKILELEGEKSRRENELKQIKQSNQLAEKKFEVRLKDLQLSLNQSESHKQSIQNYVDFLKNSYSTMFDEGLPPATSSFGSSYFLK from the exons TTATGGAGACTATGGTGCAACCGTGGACAAAAGTCCCCTGTTGAAGACATTGATGAATGCCGAAGCAGCGGCCAATTCTGCAGCCATACAGCTCATGTCATTCAAGGAGACACTGGAGGATGATTTTGCC GACTCGAGACACTCTGCTTCTGATAACCTGCGGATGTCAAGGCAGAGAGGCCTTCTGCTGGAGAAGTTGGAGGTTTTTAAACGGATAAACAAGTCTGTTCGACAGCAACTCCAAGACCTGAAGGATGCAGAG GCATCTCGAatggagacagacaaacacatcGATCTCTTAATAAAGAAGCTTACACAGGCTGAGTGTGATAATCTG CATTTGAAAGGAGATTTGAATGATAAAGAAAAAATGGCTGAAGAACTGATGGGTTTGCGGAAGAAAGAAATG GAGAACACAGAGAATGCGGTCCATGCCACCAAGTCTGTGGAGACCACACGTGCTCACCTGCAGGGCCAGCTACGCAGCAGGGAGGCCGACAACAACCGTCTCACCGTGCAGCTCCGG GGTTTGGAGACGCAGTTGACGGCACAGAAGCTGGAGATAGATGGTCTGAGGGGGGAGATCTCTGGTGTTTCGGAGAAGGCAGCGCAGGAGAAAGGAGTCCTGAAGAAGGCCACCCGCGCCCAGAAACAGAGGGCCCAGAGGTTCGAAGCTGCTGTGGATAAATGCTACACGAAGCTGAGGGAAAAA GATGTTCAGCTGGCTGAGGTTCATTCAGAGAGGGACACATGGAGGAGACAACAGGAGCAGAAGACAGATGAGAGAATACAGCTTGATGCACAGATAGGACTGCTAAAACG CCAAATAGCAGACATTACTGTGAAGctgcagaaagagagggatgaattTGCTGCTGCAAATGAGGTCTTATTGCTAAAAGTGGAAAAACTCAACGCTGAAAACAGAAACATTGGTCTTGAGAACGCAACCCTCAAG GCGTCCATCGCTGGGCTGGAACTGCAGCTGGTCCAATCTGAagcagcactgaaagaggagagcaCTATCTTACAGGAGAGGAAAGATCAAGCAGAACaggatcagagtcag GTAGCAGAGCTTCAAATGGAGGTGGATGATCTGAGAATAAAGTTGGAGAGTGTTCTCAGGGAAACAGAGAACattagagaaggaagagaggcagAAGTGGAGAAG GTGGAGAGCCAAGGGGAGAAGATGAGATCGTCATTGGACACGAAAGAGTCTATCCACGAGGCTAACTCACATCTACAGCAGAAATTGGATGCTCTTCAAAA GCAGATGGAAGAGCTGCAAGGGGAGAACCAGGGGCTGGTCCGTAGGCTGGCAGGTCAGGAGGACACTTTACACTATAGCAGCAGTTACCTAGAACAGCGCTCAGCAGACTGCCATGCTCTCAACAGAGAACTGGAGGCCGCTCTGGCTGACGTCAGGCATcag GTGTCCAAAGTGAAAGACAAAGCTGTTTCCAGAGAAAGTTCCTTTCAGACTAAAATCCTGGAACTGGAGGGTgagaagagcaggagagagaatgAGCTGAAACAGATTAAACAAAGCAATCAGTTG GCTGAGAAGAAGTTTGAGGTGCGTCTGAAGGACCTGCAGCTCAGCCTGAACCAATCAGAGAGCCACAAGCAGAGCATTCAGAACTACGTAGACTTCCTCAAGAACTCTTACTCCACCATGTTTGATGAAGGACTACCACCGGCAACGTCTAGCTTTGGATCATCctactttttaaaatga
- the LOC115114600 gene encoding outer dense fiber protein 2-like isoform X1: MRAMSPEEPFQDSLDEDVDGFSEPGRGSRIRNSVYTKTPEMESNYYGDYGATVDKSPLLKTLMNAEAAANSAAIQLMSFKETLEDDFADSRHSASDNLRMSRQRGLLLEKLEVFKRINKSVRQQLQDLKDAEASRMETDKHIDLLIKKLTQAECDNLHLKGDLNDKEKMAEELMGLRKKEMENTENAVHATKSVETTRAHLQGQLRSREADNNRLTVQLRGLETQLTAQKLEIDGLRGEISGVSEKAAQEKGVLKKATRAQKQRAQRFEAAVDKCYTKLREKDVQLAEVHSERDTWRRQQEQKTDERIQLDAQIGLLKRQIADITVKLQKERDEFAAANEVLLLKVEKLNAENRNIGLENATLKASIAGLELQLVQSEAALKEESTILQERKDQAEQDQSQVAELQMEVDDLRIKLESVLRETENIREGREAEVEKVRLELEGCVRELEEYPEVLSATEQRLAECQDNLKCSEKTCADKAEAIRQLQVKVESQGEKMRSSLDTKESIHEANSHLQQKLDALQKQMEELQGENQGLVRRLAGQEDTLHYSSSYLEQRSADCHALNRELEAALADVRHQVSKVKDKAVSRESSFQTKILELEGEKSRRENELKQIKQSNQLAEKKFEVRLKDLQLSLNQSESHKQSIQNYVDFLKNSYSTMFDEGLPPATSSFGSSYFLK, translated from the exons TTATGGAGACTATGGTGCAACCGTGGACAAAAGTCCCCTGTTGAAGACATTGATGAATGCCGAAGCAGCGGCCAATTCTGCAGCCATACAGCTCATGTCATTCAAGGAGACACTGGAGGATGATTTTGCC GACTCGAGACACTCTGCTTCTGATAACCTGCGGATGTCAAGGCAGAGAGGCCTTCTGCTGGAGAAGTTGGAGGTTTTTAAACGGATAAACAAGTCTGTTCGACAGCAACTCCAAGACCTGAAGGATGCAGAG GCATCTCGAatggagacagacaaacacatcGATCTCTTAATAAAGAAGCTTACACAGGCTGAGTGTGATAATCTG CATTTGAAAGGAGATTTGAATGATAAAGAAAAAATGGCTGAAGAACTGATGGGTTTGCGGAAGAAAGAAATG GAGAACACAGAGAATGCGGTCCATGCCACCAAGTCTGTGGAGACCACACGTGCTCACCTGCAGGGCCAGCTACGCAGCAGGGAGGCCGACAACAACCGTCTCACCGTGCAGCTCCGG GGTTTGGAGACGCAGTTGACGGCACAGAAGCTGGAGATAGATGGTCTGAGGGGGGAGATCTCTGGTGTTTCGGAGAAGGCAGCGCAGGAGAAAGGAGTCCTGAAGAAGGCCACCCGCGCCCAGAAACAGAGGGCCCAGAGGTTCGAAGCTGCTGTGGATAAATGCTACACGAAGCTGAGGGAAAAA GATGTTCAGCTGGCTGAGGTTCATTCAGAGAGGGACACATGGAGGAGACAACAGGAGCAGAAGACAGATGAGAGAATACAGCTTGATGCACAGATAGGACTGCTAAAACG CCAAATAGCAGACATTACTGTGAAGctgcagaaagagagggatgaattTGCTGCTGCAAATGAGGTCTTATTGCTAAAAGTGGAAAAACTCAACGCTGAAAACAGAAACATTGGTCTTGAGAACGCAACCCTCAAG GCGTCCATCGCTGGGCTGGAACTGCAGCTGGTCCAATCTGAagcagcactgaaagaggagagcaCTATCTTACAGGAGAGGAAAGATCAAGCAGAACaggatcagagtcag GTAGCAGAGCTTCAAATGGAGGTGGATGATCTGAGAATAAAGTTGGAGAGTGTTCTCAGGGAAACAGAGAACattagagaaggaagagaggcagAAGTGGAGAAG GTGAGACTGGAACTGGAGGGGTGTGTAAGGGAGCTGGAAGAGTACCCAGAGGTACTGAgtgccacagagcagagacttgcGGAGTGCCAGGACAACCTGAAGTGCTCCGAGAAGACATGTGCAGACAAGGCAGAGGCCATTAGACAACTGCAGGTCAAG GTGGAGAGCCAAGGGGAGAAGATGAGATCGTCATTGGACACGAAAGAGTCTATCCACGAGGCTAACTCACATCTACAGCAGAAATTGGATGCTCTTCAAAA GCAGATGGAAGAGCTGCAAGGGGAGAACCAGGGGCTGGTCCGTAGGCTGGCAGGTCAGGAGGACACTTTACACTATAGCAGCAGTTACCTAGAACAGCGCTCAGCAGACTGCCATGCTCTCAACAGAGAACTGGAGGCCGCTCTGGCTGACGTCAGGCATcag GTGTCCAAAGTGAAAGACAAAGCTGTTTCCAGAGAAAGTTCCTTTCAGACTAAAATCCTGGAACTGGAGGGTgagaagagcaggagagagaatgAGCTGAAACAGATTAAACAAAGCAATCAGTTG GCTGAGAAGAAGTTTGAGGTGCGTCTGAAGGACCTGCAGCTCAGCCTGAACCAATCAGAGAGCCACAAGCAGAGCATTCAGAACTACGTAGACTTCCTCAAGAACTCTTACTCCACCATGTTTGATGAAGGACTACCACCGGCAACGTCTAGCTTTGGATCATCctactttttaaaatga
- the LOC115114600 gene encoding outer dense fiber protein 2-like isoform X3: MNAEAAANSAAIQLMSFKETLEDDFADSRHSASDNLRMSRQRGLLLEKLEVFKRINKSVRQQLQDLKDAEASRMETDKHIDLLIKKLTQAECDNLHLKGDLNDKEKMAEELMGLRKKEMENTENAVHATKSVETTRAHLQGQLRSREADNNRLTVQLRGLETQLTAQKLEIDGLRGEISGVSEKAAQEKGVLKKATRAQKQRAQRFEAAVDKCYTKLREKDVQLAEVHSERDTWRRQQEQKTDERIQLDAQIGLLKRQIADITVKLQKERDEFAAANEVLLLKVEKLNAENRNIGLENATLKASIAGLELQLVQSEAALKEESTILQERKDQAEQDQSQVAELQMEVDDLRIKLESVLRETENIREGREAEVEKVRLELEGCVRELEEYPEVLSATEQRLAECQDNLKCSEKTCADKAEAIRQLQVKVESQGEKMRSSLDTKESIHEANSHLQQKLDALQKQMEELQGENQGLVRRLAGQEDTLHYSSSYLEQRSADCHALNRELEAALADVRHQVSKVKDKAVSRESSFQTKILELEGEKSRRENELKQIKQSNQLAEKKFEVRLKDLQLSLNQSESHKQSIQNYVDFLKNSYSTMFDEGLPPATSSFGSSYFLK, translated from the exons ATGAATGCCGAAGCAGCGGCCAATTCTGCAGCCATACAGCTCATGTCATTCAAGGAGACACTGGAGGATGATTTTGCC GACTCGAGACACTCTGCTTCTGATAACCTGCGGATGTCAAGGCAGAGAGGCCTTCTGCTGGAGAAGTTGGAGGTTTTTAAACGGATAAACAAGTCTGTTCGACAGCAACTCCAAGACCTGAAGGATGCAGAG GCATCTCGAatggagacagacaaacacatcGATCTCTTAATAAAGAAGCTTACACAGGCTGAGTGTGATAATCTG CATTTGAAAGGAGATTTGAATGATAAAGAAAAAATGGCTGAAGAACTGATGGGTTTGCGGAAGAAAGAAATG GAGAACACAGAGAATGCGGTCCATGCCACCAAGTCTGTGGAGACCACACGTGCTCACCTGCAGGGCCAGCTACGCAGCAGGGAGGCCGACAACAACCGTCTCACCGTGCAGCTCCGG GGTTTGGAGACGCAGTTGACGGCACAGAAGCTGGAGATAGATGGTCTGAGGGGGGAGATCTCTGGTGTTTCGGAGAAGGCAGCGCAGGAGAAAGGAGTCCTGAAGAAGGCCACCCGCGCCCAGAAACAGAGGGCCCAGAGGTTCGAAGCTGCTGTGGATAAATGCTACACGAAGCTGAGGGAAAAA GATGTTCAGCTGGCTGAGGTTCATTCAGAGAGGGACACATGGAGGAGACAACAGGAGCAGAAGACAGATGAGAGAATACAGCTTGATGCACAGATAGGACTGCTAAAACG CCAAATAGCAGACATTACTGTGAAGctgcagaaagagagggatgaattTGCTGCTGCAAATGAGGTCTTATTGCTAAAAGTGGAAAAACTCAACGCTGAAAACAGAAACATTGGTCTTGAGAACGCAACCCTCAAG GCGTCCATCGCTGGGCTGGAACTGCAGCTGGTCCAATCTGAagcagcactgaaagaggagagcaCTATCTTACAGGAGAGGAAAGATCAAGCAGAACaggatcagagtcag GTAGCAGAGCTTCAAATGGAGGTGGATGATCTGAGAATAAAGTTGGAGAGTGTTCTCAGGGAAACAGAGAACattagagaaggaagagaggcagAAGTGGAGAAG GTGAGACTGGAACTGGAGGGGTGTGTAAGGGAGCTGGAAGAGTACCCAGAGGTACTGAgtgccacagagcagagacttgcGGAGTGCCAGGACAACCTGAAGTGCTCCGAGAAGACATGTGCAGACAAGGCAGAGGCCATTAGACAACTGCAGGTCAAG GTGGAGAGCCAAGGGGAGAAGATGAGATCGTCATTGGACACGAAAGAGTCTATCCACGAGGCTAACTCACATCTACAGCAGAAATTGGATGCTCTTCAAAA GCAGATGGAAGAGCTGCAAGGGGAGAACCAGGGGCTGGTCCGTAGGCTGGCAGGTCAGGAGGACACTTTACACTATAGCAGCAGTTACCTAGAACAGCGCTCAGCAGACTGCCATGCTCTCAACAGAGAACTGGAGGCCGCTCTGGCTGACGTCAGGCATcag GTGTCCAAAGTGAAAGACAAAGCTGTTTCCAGAGAAAGTTCCTTTCAGACTAAAATCCTGGAACTGGAGGGTgagaagagcaggagagagaatgAGCTGAAACAGATTAAACAAAGCAATCAGTTG GCTGAGAAGAAGTTTGAGGTGCGTCTGAAGGACCTGCAGCTCAGCCTGAACCAATCAGAGAGCCACAAGCAGAGCATTCAGAACTACGTAGACTTCCTCAAGAACTCTTACTCCACCATGTTTGATGAAGGACTACCACCGGCAACGTCTAGCTTTGGATCATCctactttttaaaatga
- the LOC115114869 gene encoding CCN family member 1-like has translation MLIRLPYCIDIPKPLLGSVLRQTVKNLALIQAKVARHGSDDTIGLVDLCTRQDALSSVLGVQHVSASCPSECACPPELARCAPGISLVPDGCGCCKACKRQLNEDCSKTEPCDHIKGLECNFGAGYGTAKGICRAKSDGRPCEYNSKIYQNGESFTANCKHQCTCMDGALGCVSLCPQQLSLPKLGCAISKLVKVPGHCFEELVLPEERGKASLDKKVSKDGRKDKHSDDDFTKRNELVSFIRGGLKSLAAFRSKTESRLMSKGNRRCVAQTTAWSPCSKSCGTGVSSRVSNNNSQCKLVKVTRLCEVRPCSQSSYSFLKKGKKCSRIAKASRPVTLTYAGCSSVKKFHSRYCGSCLDGRCCTPQQTQTVAVRFRCEDGDTFSKDVMVIESCSCDFSCSHNNEKLSGLSNDIRESRV, from the exons atgttgatACGACTGCCCTATTGCATCgacatcccaaagcccttgcttggaagtgtacttcgccagactgtcaagaaccttgccctcatccaggccaaggtggcaagacatggtagtgatgacaccataggccttgttgatctctgcaccagacaagATGCTCTTTCCAGcgtacttggggtccaacat GTATCTGCATCTTGTCCCTCCGAATGTGCGTGTCCTCCTGAGTTAGCCAGGTGCGCTCCAGGAATCAGCCTCGTGCCAGACGGCTGTGGATGCTGCAAAGCTTGCAAGAGGCAGCTCAATGAGGACTGCAGCAAGACAGAGCCATGCGACCACATCAAGGGACTGGAGTGCAACTTTGGGGCTGGTTATGGCACAGCTAAAGGCATCTGTCGAG CCAAATCAGATGGAAGACCCTGTGAGTACAACAGCAAGATCTACCAGAATGGAGAGAGCTTCACTGCCAACTGCAAGCACCAGTGTACATGCATGGATGGTGCCTTGGGGTGTGTGTCCCTGTGCCCCCAGCAGCTCTCCCTGCCCAAACTGGGCTGTGCCATATCCAAGCTGGTCAAAGTGCCCGGTCACTGCTTTGAGGAGCTGGTCTTAcctgaggagagggggaaagccTCATTGGACAAGAAGGTCAGCAAAGATGGCCGCAAGGATAAGCATTCTGATGATGACTTCACAAAGAGAAACGAGCTGGTGTCTTTCATCAGAGGAGGACTCAAGTCTTTAGCTG CTTTCAGGAGTAAAACTGAGAGTCGCTTGATGTCCAAGGGGAACAGGAGGTGTGTGGCTCAGACCACAGCCTGGTCCCCCTGCTCTAAGTCCTGTGGTACAGGAGTTTCCTCCAGGGTCTCCAACAACAACAGCCAGTGCAAGCTGGTGAAGGTGACTCGTCTCTGTGAGGTCCGCCCATGCTCCCAGTCATCCTACTCATTCCTGAAG AAGGGTAAGAAGTGTAGTCGCATTGCGAAGGCCAGCCGTCCAGTGACGCTGACCTATGCAGGCTGCAGCAGCGTGAAGAAGTTCCACTCCAGGTACTGTGGTTCTTGCCTGGACGGGCGCTGCTGCACCCCTCAGCAGACCCAAACTGTGGCCGTTCGCTTCCGCTGTGAGGACGGAGACACTTTCAGCAAAGACGTCATGGTCATAGAGTCCTGTTCATGTGACTTTAGCTGTTCCCATAACAACGAGAAGCTCTCTGGGCTCTCCAATGATATCCGCGAATCCAGAGTCTGA